Proteins encoded in a region of the Isosphaeraceae bacterium EP7 genome:
- a CDS encoding histone deacetylase, with translation MKAFYCDEFVIELPPTHRFPMIKYAMLRRRIVEAGLVPEGSLLVPHAATDVELCRAHAPDYVRRVAGGLQTEAEVREMGFPWSRSLVERSRRSSGATIEAARAAFEDGVAVNLAGGTHHAHADKAAGYCIFNDSAVAARAMQAEGRARRVVVIDTDVHQGDGTASILAGDPTVFTFSIHGAKNYPMRKQPSDLDVNLPDGTDDGAYLDALERGVRRAIDRSRADLAIMLAGADPFEGDTLGRLKVTKAGLAARDRIVLDHCRAAGLPVAISMAGGYAKHVEDTVDIHYQTVQAAAGLAASFR, from the coding sequence ATGAAGGCGTTTTATTGCGACGAGTTCGTCATCGAGCTGCCGCCGACGCATCGGTTCCCGATGATCAAGTACGCCATGCTCCGGCGGCGGATCGTGGAGGCCGGATTGGTGCCTGAGGGCTCGTTGTTGGTGCCACACGCCGCGACCGACGTGGAGCTTTGCCGCGCGCACGCCCCGGACTACGTCAGGCGCGTCGCGGGGGGCTTGCAGACCGAGGCCGAGGTCCGGGAGATGGGCTTCCCCTGGTCGCGCTCGCTGGTCGAGCGGTCGAGGCGGTCCAGCGGTGCGACGATCGAGGCGGCACGCGCGGCGTTTGAGGACGGGGTGGCGGTGAATCTGGCCGGCGGCACTCATCACGCACACGCCGACAAGGCGGCCGGCTACTGCATCTTCAATGACTCGGCCGTGGCCGCGCGGGCGATGCAGGCCGAGGGGCGGGCCAGGCGCGTGGTGGTGATCGACACCGACGTCCACCAGGGGGACGGCACCGCCTCGATCCTGGCCGGCGACCCGACCGTCTTCACCTTCTCGATCCACGGGGCCAAGAATTACCCCATGCGCAAGCAGCCCAGCGACCTCGACGTGAATCTGCCCGACGGCACCGACGACGGTGCCTATCTCGATGCGCTGGAGCGTGGCGTCCGCCGGGCGATCGACCGCTCGAGGGCCGATCTGGCCATCATGCTGGCCGGCGCCGACCCGTTCGAGGGGGACACTCTGGGCCGGTTGAAGGTGACCAAGGCGGGGCTTGCCGCGCGCGACCGGATCGTGCTCGACCACTGCCGTGCCGCCGGCCTGCCGGTGGCCATCTCGATGGCCGGGGGCTACGCGAAGCACGTCGAGGACACCGTCGACATCCACTACCAGACCGTGCAGGCCGCCGCCGGCCTGGCGGCGTCGTTCCGCTGA
- a CDS encoding redoxin domain-containing protein, whose protein sequence is MLPSNIVRCFAAALCVALAALSAPAAQAADRPSTARGLDGKDVALTAPKGGAAVLIFYSTECPISNAYSPALKALRGDYLADRLTMVGVCVDPDLSDRAVATHKAEYGLEFPVVRDRRGTLARSFGASVTPEVAVLDQAGEVRYLGRIDDQYAARLKRNANSTSHELRDAVAALTTGKPVAVALTKAVGCPLPVPAARPEQAPTYAGEVVSILQAHCQECHRPGQVGPFPLLTYEQARKRADDLASVAEDRRMPPWKPLAGAGIPFAHDKSMSEAEIAMLVAWAGAGAPEGDPSKAPAPRAFPEGWALGTPDLVVDIGTDFEVPASGDDIYRCFVIPTNLPEKVAVSAVEYRPGNASVVHHVLGYVDTRGDARKKDEAEAGPGYTCFGGPGFAAVSDMGGWAPGNEPRYLPEGVGRFLPSGADLVVQVHYHPSGKREVDRTRIGLYFAKTPIRQTLVSAMAADPEHLELPAGDANIAAKAIWKVPVDVDAYSVTPHMHMRGRDISMAAILPDGTRKPLIRIDDWDFNWQNSYLFREPLFLPAGTVVEVEGHFDNSAANPRNPIKPPVKVHWGEGTHDEMFIGFISVAKHGQDLTRPGEQDDLGKILRDQRKPPGR, encoded by the coding sequence ATGCTTCCATCGAACATCGTGCGATGTTTCGCCGCAGCCCTCTGCGTGGCCCTGGCTGCTCTCTCGGCGCCCGCCGCCCAGGCCGCCGATCGGCCGTCCACGGCTCGCGGGCTCGATGGCAAGGACGTGGCGCTGACCGCCCCGAAGGGGGGCGCCGCCGTGCTCATCTTCTATTCGACGGAGTGCCCGATCTCCAACGCCTACAGCCCGGCGTTGAAGGCCTTGCGGGGCGACTATCTGGCGGACAGGCTGACCATGGTCGGCGTCTGCGTCGACCCCGACCTATCTGACCGCGCGGTGGCGACCCACAAGGCGGAGTACGGCCTGGAATTCCCCGTCGTGCGCGACCGCCGTGGCACCCTGGCCAGGTCCTTCGGCGCCAGTGTCACGCCCGAGGTGGCGGTTCTCGACCAGGCCGGCGAGGTCCGCTACCTGGGGCGGATCGACGATCAGTATGCCGCCCGCCTCAAGCGGAACGCGAATTCGACGTCGCACGAGCTGCGCGACGCCGTGGCCGCGTTGACGACGGGCAAGCCCGTCGCCGTGGCCCTGACCAAGGCGGTCGGCTGCCCGCTGCCGGTCCCGGCGGCCAGGCCGGAGCAGGCCCCGACCTACGCGGGCGAGGTGGTCTCCATCCTCCAGGCGCATTGCCAGGAATGCCACCGGCCGGGGCAGGTCGGGCCGTTCCCGCTGCTGACGTACGAGCAGGCCCGCAAGCGTGCCGATGACCTGGCCTCGGTGGCGGAGGACCGGCGGATGCCCCCCTGGAAGCCGCTGGCGGGCGCCGGAATCCCGTTCGCGCACGACAAGTCGATGTCCGAGGCCGAGATCGCCATGCTCGTCGCCTGGGCCGGCGCTGGGGCCCCCGAGGGAGACCCGTCGAAGGCGCCCGCCCCGCGGGCGTTCCCAGAAGGGTGGGCGCTGGGCACGCCCGACCTCGTCGTGGACATCGGCACCGACTTCGAGGTGCCCGCCTCGGGCGACGACATCTACCGCTGCTTCGTGATCCCCACGAACTTGCCCGAGAAGGTGGCCGTGTCGGCCGTCGAGTACCGGCCCGGCAACGCGTCGGTGGTGCATCACGTGCTGGGCTACGTCGACACCAGGGGGGACGCCCGCAAGAAGGACGAGGCCGAGGCCGGCCCCGGCTACACCTGCTTCGGCGGCCCCGGGTTCGCCGCCGTGAGCGACATGGGGGGGTGGGCGCCCGGCAATGAGCCGCGCTATCTGCCCGAGGGGGTCGGCCGGTTCCTGCCGAGCGGGGCCGACCTCGTCGTGCAGGTGCACTATCACCCGTCGGGCAAGCGCGAGGTGGACCGGACGAGGATCGGGCTCTACTTCGCCAAGACGCCCATCAGGCAGACGCTCGTCTCGGCGATGGCGGCCGACCCGGAGCACCTGGAGCTGCCCGCGGGCGACGCGAACATCGCCGCGAAGGCGATTTGGAAGGTGCCGGTCGACGTCGATGCGTACTCGGTGACGCCCCACATGCACATGAGGGGGCGTGACATCTCCATGGCGGCGATCCTGCCCGACGGCACGCGCAAGCCCCTGATCCGGATCGACGACTGGGACTTCAACTGGCAGAACTCGTACCTGTTCCGCGAGCCCCTGTTCCTGCCCGCCGGCACGGTCGTCGAGGTCGAAGGGCACTTCGACAACTCGGCGGCCAACCCCCGCAACCCGATCAAGCCGCCGGTGAAGGTGCACTGGGGCGAGGGGACGCACGACGAGATGTTCATCGGCT